From Polypterus senegalus isolate Bchr_013 chromosome 15, ASM1683550v1, whole genome shotgun sequence, the proteins below share one genomic window:
- the LOC120515856 gene encoding LOW QUALITY PROTEIN: eomesodermin-like (The sequence of the model RefSeq protein was modified relative to this genomic sequence to represent the inferred CDS: inserted 1 base in 1 codon) — protein sequence MQLGEALLPNTAISLPKTFYNLSASENNSPGSTTLDFHDIERAESEQESGQKKFMGSNMLSEADGENFSGAKSGADGRKGSPAVAEEELAGSNRYNLDGLVSERYFLSPSAQQTPEVGGPCSLYPYAGQPASVYPGSNGTRYPASLHYGSMLPPAGFSSAVCAGRNQFGSGYQFGQGPGSLYPSYVGSGSTIGSLSLAGAGTGVRAQVYLCNRPLWLKFHRHQTEMIITKQGRRMFPFLSFNITGLNLTAHYNVFVEIVLADPNHWRFQGGKWVTCGKADNNMQGNKMYVHPESPNTGAHWMRQEISFGKLKLTNNKGANNNSTQMIVLQSLHKYQPRLHIVEVTEEGVEDISNESKTQTFTFPETQFIAVTAYQNTDITQLKIDHNPFAKGFRDNYDSMYTAPENDRLTPSPTDSPRSHQIVPGARYAVQPFFQEQFVNNLPPARFYGGERTVPQTNGILSPQNEDANAPSAQRWFVTPVQQSGSNKLDLTYETDYSASSLLPYGIKSLPLQPSHALGYYPDSAFASMAAGWGXEGTYQRKIATGLPWSPRPSPTGFPEDHLSAKDKLREESSSWIEAAPVKPLDSADSASYPGVCKRRRISPSSSSTENSPTIKCEDISSDEYGKENSKAMGYYAFYASP from the exons aTGCAGTTAGGAGAAGCGCTTCTTCCCAACACCGCCATCAGTTTACCCAAGACTTTCTACAACTTGTCGGCCTCTGAGAATAACAGCCCGGGCTCGACAACCCTCGACTTCCACGACATCGAGCGGGCAGAGTCGGAGCAAGAAAGCGGCCAGAAAAAGTTCATGGGCAGCAACATGTTGAGCGAGGCGGACGGCGAGAATTTCTCCGGAGCCAAGTCTGGCGCAGATGGACGCAAAGGCTCCCCGGCCGTGGCGGAGGAAGAGCTGGCGGGCAGCAACCGCTACAACCTGGACGGCCTGGTCTCGGAGCGCTACTTCCTCTCGCCCTCcgcccagcagacccccgaggTGGGCGGCCCCTGCTCCCTGTACCCCTACGCCGGGCAGCCGGCCTCGGTGTACCCGGGCTCGAACGGCACGCGCTACCCGGCCTCCCTGCACTATGGATCTATGCTGCCGCCGGCCGGCTTCTCCTCGGCCGTGTGCGCGGGAAGGAACCAGTTCGGCTCGGGCTACCAGTTTGGCCAGGGCCCGGGGTCGCTGTACCCCTCGTACGTGGGCTCGGGGTCCACCATCGGCTCGCTGTCGCTGGCGGGGGCCGGCACGGGAGTGCGGGCGCAGGTCTACTTGTGTAACCGGCCCTTGTGGCTCAAGTTCCACCGGCACCAGACGGAGATGATCATCACCAAGCAGGGCAG GCGAATGTTCCCGTTCCTGAGTTTTAACATCACCGGCCTGAACCTCACAGCCCACTACAACGTTTTTGTTGAAATTGTGCTGGCAGACCCCAACCACTGGCGCTTCCAGGGAGGCAAATGGGTGACGTGCGGCAAGGCGGACAACAACATGCAAG GTAACAAGATGTACGTCCACCCGGAGTCCCCAAACACCGGAGCCCACTGGATGAGGCAGGAGATCTCCTTCGGCAAGCTGAAGCTGACCAACAACAAAGGGGCCAACAACAATAGCACTCAG ATGATCGTCCTGCAGTCTCTTCACAAATACCAGCCACGGCTCCACATCGTGGAGGTCACCGAAGAAGGTGTGGAGGACATCAGCAACGAGTCCAAAACGCAGACCTTCACCTTCCCCGAGACGCAGTTCATTGCTGTCACGGCCTACCAGAACACCGAC ATCACCCAGCTGAAGATCGACCACAACCCCTTTGCCAAAGGATTCCGTGACAATTATGATTC GATGTACACGGCCCCCGAGAACGACCGGCTGACGCCGTCCCCGACGGACTCCCCTCGCTCTCATCAGATTGTGCCCGGTGCCCGCTACGCCGTGCAGCCCTTCTTTCAAGAGCAGTTTGTCAACAACCTCCCGCCGGCCCGCTTTTACGGAGGCGAACGGACCGTGCCACAGACTAACGGCATCCTCTCCCCGCAGAACGAGGATGCCAACGCGCCTTCGGCCCAGAGGTGGTTTGTCACCCCCGTCCAACAGAGCGGCTCCAACAAGCTGGACCTAACCTACGAGACGGACTACTCGGCCAGCTCCCTCTTGCCCTACGGCATCAAGTCCCTGCCCCTGCAGCCCTCCCACGCCCTCGGCTACTACCCGGACTCTGCCTTCGCCTCCATGGCGGCTGGCTGGG ACGAGGGCACTTACCAGCGCAAGATCGCCACGGGCCTTCCGTGGTCCCCCCGGCCCAGCCCCACCGGCTTCCCGGAAGACCACCTGTCCGCTAAAGACAAACTGAGGGAGGAGAGCTCGTCGTGGATCGAGGCGGCCCCCGTCAAGCCCCTGGACTCTGCCGACTCGGCCTCGTACCCTGGCGTCTGCAAGCGGCGACGGATCTCGCCGAGCAGCTCGAGCACCGAGAACTCGCCGACCATCAAGTGCGAGGACATTAGCTCTGACGAGTACGGCAAGGAGAATTCAAAAGCCATGGGCTACTACGCCTTCTACGCCAGCCCCTGA